The following are encoded together in the Pontibacter liquoris genome:
- a CDS encoding co-chaperone GroES, whose amino-acid sequence MRISEKNKLEKIIIVGDRVLIKPKSAREQTKSGLYLPPGVQEKEKVQEGYIMRVGPGYPIPADYGFDEESWERGDEEEDVRYIPLQSKEGDLAIYLQRDAIEINYLGEKYFIVPQSAVLMLVREEDL is encoded by the coding sequence ATGAGGATATCTGAGAAAAATAAGCTGGAGAAAATTATCATCGTGGGCGACCGCGTGCTGATCAAACCAAAATCGGCGCGGGAGCAGACAAAGAGTGGTTTATACCTGCCGCCCGGCGTTCAGGAAAAAGAAAAGGTGCAGGAAGGCTACATTATGCGGGTGGGCCCTGGCTATCCGATCCCGGCAGACTATGGCTTTGACGAGGAGTCGTGGGAGCGGGGCGATGAGGAGGAAGACGTACGTTACATTCCTTTGCAGTCCAAAGAAGGCGACCTGGCAATATACCTGCAGCGCGATGCCATCGAGATCAATTACCTGGGCGAAAAGTACTTTATCGTGCCGCAGTCGGCTGTGCTGATGCTGGTGCGCGAAGAGGACCTGTAA
- a CDS encoding homogentisate 1,2-dioxygenase, with translation MAYYYKLGNIPHKRHTQFRQPDGSLYAEQLVGTLGFSGVSSLLYHINPPTQISRIGEPVPYAPKKATGVKLAPHHLRTLQQTETGTDYLQARKTMLFNSDVAISICNPSEKEMDYYYKNAQADEVIFVHDGSGDLLTQMGRIPFGPGDYLVIPRTIIHKFRFDAGPTRLLVIESFSPVETPRRYRNHFGQLLEHAPFCERDMRPPVELLTEEAKGEYRVQIKKEGELHQYYYIFSPFDAVGWDGYFYPYAFSIYDFEPITGRIHQPPPVHQTFEAHNFVICSFVPRLFDYHPESIPAPYNHSNVDSDEVLYYVEGNFMSRKGVDRASFTIHPGGIPHGPHPGTVEASIGKKETNEYAVMIDTFKPLHLTEEAVALMDEHYPMSWNEHGTDNVRKGDMFD, from the coding sequence ATGGCCTACTATTATAAACTGGGAAACATCCCCCACAAACGACACACGCAGTTCCGGCAGCCGGACGGCAGCCTGTATGCCGAGCAGCTGGTGGGCACGCTGGGTTTCAGTGGCGTCTCGTCGTTGCTTTACCACATCAACCCGCCCACGCAGATCAGCCGCATTGGCGAGCCGGTGCCGTATGCGCCTAAAAAAGCAACTGGCGTAAAGCTGGCGCCTCACCACCTGCGTACGCTGCAGCAAACCGAAACCGGTACCGACTACCTGCAGGCGCGCAAAACCATGCTCTTCAACAGCGACGTAGCCATCAGCATCTGCAACCCCTCCGAAAAGGAGATGGACTACTACTATAAAAATGCGCAGGCCGATGAGGTGATCTTTGTGCATGATGGCTCCGGCGACCTGCTCACGCAGATGGGCCGCATCCCGTTCGGCCCCGGCGATTACCTGGTGATTCCGCGCACCATCATCCATAAGTTCCGCTTCGATGCCGGCCCCACGCGCCTGCTGGTGATCGAGTCGTTCAGCCCCGTGGAAACGCCCCGCCGCTACCGCAACCACTTCGGGCAGCTGCTGGAGCACGCGCCGTTCTGTGAGCGCGACATGCGCCCGCCGGTAGAACTGCTCACCGAAGAAGCCAAAGGCGAATACCGGGTGCAGATAAAGAAAGAAGGCGAGCTGCACCAGTATTATTATATTTTCAGCCCCTTTGATGCTGTGGGCTGGGATGGCTACTTTTATCCCTATGCCTTTTCCATCTATGATTTTGAGCCCATTACCGGCCGTATTCACCAGCCGCCGCCCGTGCACCAGACCTTTGAGGCCCACAACTTTGTGATCTGCTCGTTTGTGCCGCGCCTGTTCGATTACCATCCGGAGTCTATACCCGCGCCCTACAACCACTCCAACGTAGACTCTGATGAGGTGCTATACTATGTGGAAGGCAATTTTATGAGCCGCAAGGGCGTGGACCGCGCCTCGTTCACCATTCATCCGGGCGGCATTCCGCATGGGCCGCACCCCGGCACTGTGGAGGCAAGCATCGGCAAAAAGGAAACAAACGAGTATGCCGTGATGATCGATACCTTTAAGCCATTGCACCTGACCGAGGAAGCTGTGGCACTGATGGACGAACATTACCCCATGAGCTGGAACGAACACGGCACCGACAATGTGCGTAAAGGCGATATGTTTGACTAA
- a CDS encoding S41 family peptidase, with product MEKGEERGSIRNSPFQIKLPLFIALALVVGVLIGATTFSPSSNNPQGTARSYLKFRDILSYIDRDYVDTVNVEELSDYAISKMLEKLDPHTAYIPANELAMARSQLEGDFEGVGIEFNIFQDTIFVITPLSGGPSEAAGLQAGDKIVKVDGENVAGIGINNEGVFKRLRGPKGTQVGLTILRKGNKTPFNFTIQRSKIPTTSVDVSYMVDNKTGYIKVSRFSANTYEEFKQALTGLKKKGMQQLILDLRGNPGGYMDHAIRMADEFISGDKMIVYTDGKGDKYDSESHARVKGDFENGPLIVLLDEGSASASEILAGALQDNDRALIVGRRSFGKGLVQMPIPLDDGSELRLTISRYYTPSGRSIQKPYHGNPEEYEMDIMHRFENGEYFHPDSSLFADSLKYKTLRGRAVYGGGGIMPDVFVSRDTSELSPYLSQLYNKNVLREYTLNYYRDHRKELEKMPFSKYKQNFKVTDKMLQQVLQLAAKEGVVFNEAEFNRSKNLIQNNLKAFIARSVYGNAGFFPVLHDSDEEFQKALKQFNRAQRLAKGGV from the coding sequence ATGGAGAAAGGAGAAGAACGGGGAAGCATCCGGAATTCGCCGTTTCAAATAAAGCTACCGCTTTTTATAGCGCTGGCGCTGGTTGTGGGCGTGCTGATCGGGGCCACCACGTTTTCGCCTTCCTCTAACAACCCGCAGGGCACGGCGCGCAGCTACCTCAAGTTCCGCGACATCCTCAGCTACATAGACCGCGATTACGTGGACACGGTAAATGTGGAGGAGCTCTCGGATTACGCCATTTCCAAAATGCTCGAGAAGCTGGACCCGCATACGGCTTATATTCCGGCCAATGAACTGGCCATGGCGCGCTCGCAGCTGGAAGGCGATTTTGAAGGCGTCGGCATTGAGTTCAACATCTTCCAGGATACCATATTTGTGATCACGCCCCTGAGCGGCGGCCCCTCCGAAGCGGCTGGCCTGCAGGCGGGCGATAAGATCGTGAAAGTGGACGGAGAGAACGTGGCTGGTATCGGCATTAACAACGAAGGCGTGTTCAAGCGCCTGCGCGGTCCCAAAGGCACCCAGGTCGGGCTTACCATTCTGCGCAAAGGCAACAAAACCCCGTTCAATTTTACCATCCAGCGCAGCAAAATACCCACCACGTCGGTAGATGTGAGCTACATGGTGGATAACAAGACAGGCTATATTAAGGTGAGCCGCTTCTCGGCCAATACCTACGAAGAATTTAAGCAGGCCTTGACCGGGCTCAAGAAGAAAGGCATGCAGCAGCTGATCCTGGATCTGCGCGGCAACCCGGGCGGCTACATGGACCACGCCATCCGCATGGCCGATGAGTTTATTTCGGGCGATAAGATGATCGTGTACACCGACGGCAAAGGCGACAAGTATGATTCGGAGTCGCATGCCCGCGTGAAAGGCGATTTTGAAAATGGCCCGCTGATCGTGTTGCTCGACGAGGGCAGTGCCTCGGCCTCCGAGATTCTGGCCGGCGCGCTGCAGGACAACGACCGCGCCCTGATCGTAGGTCGCCGTTCGTTTGGCAAAGGCCTGGTACAAATGCCCATTCCGCTGGACGATGGCTCGGAGCTGCGCCTGACTATTTCACGGTACTATACGCCAAGCGGCCGCTCTATCCAGAAGCCTTACCACGGCAACCCCGAAGAGTATGAGATGGACATCATGCACCGCTTCGAGAACGGCGAGTATTTCCACCCTGACAGCAGCCTGTTTGCCGACTCGCTGAAGTATAAGACCCTGCGTGGGCGGGCCGTTTATGGCGGCGGCGGCATTATGCCCGATGTGTTTGTGTCGCGCGATACCTCGGAGTTGTCGCCTTACCTGAGCCAGCTGTATAATAAGAACGTGCTGCGCGAGTACACCCTGAACTATTACCGCGACCACCGGAAGGAACTGGAGAAAATGCCGTTCAGCAAGTATAAGCAGAACTTTAAGGTGACAGATAAAATGCTGCAGCAAGTACTGCAACTGGCTGCCAAGGAAGGCGTGGTATTTAACGAGGCCGAGTTTAACCGCTCCAAAAACCTGATTCAGAATAATCTGAAAGCCTTTATTGCCCGAAGCGTGTATGGCAACGCCGGCTTTTTCCCGGTGCTGCACGACTCCGATGAGGAGTTTCAGAAAGCGCTGAAGCAGTTTAACCGGGCACAGCGCCTGGCAAAAGGCGGTGTTTAA